Genomic segment of Paenibacillus sp. FSL R5-0912:
CCGTAGCGGTAAGCTTCCCTTTGATTGGCCTGCCGGCCGCTGTTTTGACTTGATACTCGAACAATGCCATCAGCCGTTCACCTCACTCATATACGCTTTGGCTGCAGCAGGATGTACAAGCCCTTCCGCAAGATATTCACGGATGTTCATCTCCAGTGTGTGCATACCCAGCGCCTTGCTTGTCTGCATGACATTCTTCAGTTGATGCGTCTTCTCCGTCCGGATCAGGTTGGCAACCGCGGGCGTATTCACCAGAATCTCTGTTGCACATAACCGCCCGCGGCCCGAAGCTCTCGGGAATAAGCGCTGGCTGACTACAGCAAGCATCACCGAAGCCAACTGGGAACGGATCTGATTCTGCTGATGGCCTGGAAAAGCGTCGATAATCCGGTCAATCGTCTGCGGCGCATCTGTCGTATGTAGCGTTGCTAATACTAAGTGTCCAGTCTCAGCAGCAGTAACGGCTGCTGAGATCGTCTCCAAATCACGCATTTCCCCCACCAGAATGACATCCGGATCCTGTCTTAATGCTGCCCGGAGACCGCTGGCGAAGCTGTTCGTGTCGCTCCCCACTTCCCTTTGATCCACCAGACATTTGCCATGGCTGTGCAAGAATTCTATAGGA
This window contains:
- a CDS encoding type IV pilus twitching motility protein PilT, with product MPTFTRDIIQLLHMAYTSKASDLHISVGSAPVIRIDGTLYPVEGEQVTAGESLAMAEVLMEERHNSIFNETGEIDFSYPLDNGVRYRVNVYRQRSGVSIAARSIPAEIPSLEQLSLPPILASLVKKPQGLILVTGPTGSGKSSTLAAMIHSINQSESKHIVTLEDPIEFLHSHGKCLVDQREVGSDTNSFASGLRAALRQDPDVILVGEMRDLETISAAVTAAETGHLVLATLHTTDAPQTIDRIIDAFPGHQQNQIRSQLASVMLAVVSQRLFPRASGRGRLCATEILVNTPAVANLIRTEKTHQLKNVMQTSKALGMHTLEMNIREYLAEGLVHPAAAKAYMSEVNG